A part of Podarcis muralis chromosome 13, rPodMur119.hap1.1, whole genome shotgun sequence genomic DNA contains:
- the MYADM gene encoding myeloid-associated differentiation marker produces the protein MPVTRSKSVGNTSALTSQLGIVRLLEVLFTCVTFSLVVHIDRWHTRNGDWCMFSWCASFAITIVILVVEFAGLQHRMPVSWKNFPITFAMYATLMCLSASIIYPVSFIQNQNPSRRERPYLISATVFSCLSFLAYSTEVGITKAKPGEVTGYMATVPGLLKVVETFIACIIFVFISDPVSYDSPEGLQWCMAVYCICFILSLLVIILCIGECTGWLPCPFNKFLSGYTLLAVLMYATATIIWPIYKFDSKHGGSSSRPRYCSSTTMCHWDKLVAIAVLTAINLLVYVADLVYSARLIFIQG, from the coding sequence ATGCCGGTAACCCGCTCAAAGTCCGTGGGCAACACCTCTGCCTTGACCTCTCAGCTGGGCATTGTCCGTCTGCTGGAGGTCCTCTTCACATGTGTCACCTTCAGCCTGGTGGTCCACATCGACAGGTGGCATACTCGCAATGGCGACTGGTGCATGTTCTCATGGTGCGCTTCCTTCGCCATCACTATTGTCATCTTGGTGGTGGAGTTTGCCGGCCTCCAGCACCGCATGCCAGTTTCCTGGAAGAACTTCCCCATCACATTCGCCATGTATGCTACCCTGATGTGCCTGTCGGCTTCCATCATCTACCCGGTCAGCTTCATTCAGAACCAAAATCCCTCCCGCAGAGAACGTCCGTACCTCATTTCTGCCACTGTGTTCTCATGCCTCTCCTTCTTGGCATACTCCACAGAGGTGGGCATAACCAAAGCCAAACCAGGAGAAGTCACTGGCTACATGGCCACCGTCCCTGGGCTGCTCAAGGTGGTGGAGACCTTTATTGCCTGCATCATCTTCGTCTTCATCAGCGATCCGGTTTCCTACGATAGTCCAGAAGGTCTCCAGTGGTGCATGGCTGTCTACTGCATCTGTTTCATCCTCTCGCTGTTGGTCATCATCCTCTGCATTGGCGAATGCACTGGCTGGCTGCCGTGTCCGTTCAACAAGTTCCTCAGTGGCTATACGCTCTTGGCTGTGCTCATGTACGCAACAGCCACCATCATCTGGCCCATCTATAAGTTCGACAGCAAGCATGGTGGCAGTTCGTCTCGACCCCGTTATTGCAGTTCAACCACAATGTGTCACTGGGACAAGCTTGTTGCTATAGCTGTCCTGACAGCCATCAATCTCCTGGTGTACGTGGCTGACCTGGTGTATTCCGCACGGCTGATATTCATCCAAGGGTAG